The DNA segment AAATCCCATTCAACTTGTTCCATTAATCATTTTCAAACCATTCATACACGAGTTTCACATACGTGGGTGTGTTGCGTATCAATTCCTTATCAGAGTGATGGGTTTGTGTCattatgttaaaaaaatatcaaaaataaaatgtattaaTCTCAAAATAGATACGAAGGTTCCTTCAAAAAACATACATAAGAAGGAAATAATATATTACAATAACTTTAAACGACCATTCGAAATCTCCAGCAACTGATATGGAAAGAGCTTATCGAACACCGAGAAGAcgtctttaaaaaaaatgttaaagGTATCGTAAGATTTTACcaatattttgtgaaattttgcaTTGAATCTACAGtatattttgataaataaaatttttgtacaaataTTGTTATACTTAACAATACTTGTAGCATAATTTTGTACAAATATTGTTATACTTGTAGCATGactgaaaggaaaaaaaaacatgaaggCAAGCACATGATCAGTCacttcaattaaaaataaacttATATATAGATATTATTGTCATAATAAGTAGTCACTCAAATGACCTCAGTAAAATTACATTTTTCTCATGTAATTTATATATTTGTCATTTTTGGTTTTGTTAATGATAAATTTTTACATTTTATATTgtaatttgcatttttttttaattttttttttgtgtctgCTGAAAATTATTTATGTGACAGATGTAAATGCTAACGTAGATATTTTGGAATGAAATTTGCATACGTgccattatttttttgaattttttttttatagaaaaacacaatggactttggtacaatttaaaaaaaaacccaaaaaaacatGCAAGTTAATTTGGaagatttaatttgattttgattgaaacCATCTCTGTGAACTACTACACCGATTAAAACCGTGTGAAAATACCAACTAGGATGCCAGATGGAGTAAGTGTGGGCgggaattttttgttttgtaattTTTATGTCTAAATAATTTTCTACTATAttattaatcaaattaaatttccTAAAATATTTGGAACCCAAACCTCTCTAGATATATCACTGCAACATACGTGGGTGTGTTGAGTATCAATTCCTTATAGATCGGAATGATGGTTTGTGTCATTAtgttaaaatatcaaaaataaaaaatattattctcaaaaTAGATACGAAAGTTCCTTAAAAAAACTTAcgtacaaaataaatattatattacaaTCATTTAAACGACCATTCGAAATCTCCAGCAAGCAACTTATATGAAAATAGCTTATCAAAACACCGAGAAgacatttaaaaaatatgttaattatATGACCATTTTTACGTTATTTGTAAGTAATTTACTATTATATTGTGaaatttttaattgaatttataaatatttttataaataatttttttttttacaaatatcgTTATACGTGTGTTGCATGACCAAAATAAAAGAAACCTTAAGACAAGCAAATCATTAGTCacttcaattaaaaataaacttatatttatattattatttttttgacagtttatatttatattattattattgtcataataaatatacattcATTTTTTGTCCTGTAATTTGTACATTTGTCATTTTTAATCTTGTTAACGATAAAATTAAACGTTTTTTTATCCTGTAACTTTCATGTTTttcctcaattttttttcttttttgttttgtcTTAAATCTgcagtctgttaaaaattgcTTATGTGATAGACATAAATGCTAacataattttagaaaaaaacttGCATACGTGTCATTATTTTTTTAGAGTAAGGTTTAGAAGAAAACACAACGGactttggtaaaaaaaaataaataaaaggatcaaaagcgaaaaaaaaaaaacattcaaaTTATAGGAATAAAAATCCAAATTCAACGTTACTAATAAATAGAAAATATGCGAGAGTCGAAACACAAGACAAAATATACAGATTTATTTGTGATAAaatcacaaaataaaaaaatatataaattaaaagacaaaaaaaattaattatccgAATGACTCCTGTCAGGCAACATCTCTTTTTATAAATTTCAAAACTTTCAACCCAACTTGACCCCACAATATGTTTTCCCAAATTTAACCTCCAAACCCCACGGAACCAAGTTCAGCAGACAACACCACCTCATGCCCTTTTGCGTCATTTCATAATCCCGCGTCAACCCTGACGTCTCTTGCAAGTCAGACTTTTGGACTCCACTTCTTTCCTAGAAACCATCAAGAAATTTCCTTCTCTCGTCCCTTTTATCATAATATAAACCTCCAAACTTCGCTTCCTTCCTCGTCTCTTTCTTCTCATTTCTTTCCCCTATCTCACATGGCGGATATGGATATGGATGTCCGTATGCAGCCCCAGGCGGGAAAAGGCTACGCCTTGAGCGGCAAAATCATGCTCAGCGCCATTGTTCTTCTGTTCGCCGTCATCGTTTCAATGGTGGGTTTCCATCTCTACGCCAGATGGTACCTCATCCACCTCCGCCGCCGCCAGCTCCAGCGTCGCCGCCATAGGCGCGGCGTGGGTCGGTCCCAAATCGTGCTCCTGACCGACAACCGATACACCGTGTCGGCCGCCGACCGAGGCCTCGAGAAGGCGGTCCTTGATTCGCTCCCGGTCTACCGTCACTCCTCCGAGACAGGGATCCCCTCGGAATGCGCCGTGTGCCTGTCCGAGTTCGAGGAAGACGAGGTTGTCCGCCACTTGCCGAAATGCGGCCATTCGTTTCACACCGAGTGTATCGACATGTGGTTCATTTCTCACTCCACTTGTCCTCTGTGTCGGTCTCCGGTCGAACAAGTGGTGAATCAGACGACCGTAATCGACGATGCGAATGAACCCGAGCCGGGTTCGAGCTCGAGCTGCCAGCACGATAAAGCCGGAGGGACTTGTGGCGTCGGAGATAGGAGGAAAGGATTGGATTTGATGGCAGTGAGAATAGAAGTTCCCCAGAGGATTGTTCAAACAGAGGACGATTCGACTCAGTGGTCGGCCGGGTTTAGATCACCCGGTAAAGGGTTGGCCTATTTGAAAAGGATACTCACGATGAACATCAGGTCCCCTACAAGTGGAGCGATGCCGTGCGAGACCGGGAGTAGCAGCAGCAGCTTGGCCACTACCAACGGGGACTTGGAGAGTTGTAGTCGAGGATTGAGTCGAAATTCGAGCCGAGTCGATACACCGAGATGAGTGAATTTCGTGGGGACAAGCGAATTTGTTTTTGTTCCAACTCAAAATGTTAACGTATCTATTGGATGCAAGAGTACAGAGTGAGCCGAAGTGTTTTTGGGAAGCGACAGTAGTTTAGGGAGACACGTTGAAGAGATTTGGGGAGTATGATTATTGCTAGCCGCCGATGCTGTGTGGTGTTGTTATTCTTTTTTTGTACATATGATGATTAATAGCGTAAATGGATTTGTATTATATTATTCAATTAATAGACAGCTTGTATTTTACCTGATTTGTCTATTTTTGTTGAGGGGTCATGGTCTTTTCTTGGCTTTACCATCCCGATTCGATGCCTGGACAAGTACCCGTTTACACGTATCGGACACTTACAAAAGTGTCATGTCATGAAACATGtcataaattgtttttttttttattattattatttggatcACAATgtggattatttaatttacgtAACCCTACAATAATTAACATCAAATTATGCGTCTGATGACCTATCTCAATAAAGATTTAAGATAACACCt comes from the Henckelia pumila isolate YLH828 chromosome 1, ASM3356847v2, whole genome shotgun sequence genome and includes:
- the LOC140862860 gene encoding RING-H2 finger protein ATL2-like, whose amino-acid sequence is MADMDMDVRMQPQAGKGYALSGKIMLSAIVLLFAVIVSMVGFHLYARWYLIHLRRRQLQRRRHRRGVGRSQIVLLTDNRYTVSAADRGLEKAVLDSLPVYRHSSETGIPSECAVCLSEFEEDEVVRHLPKCGHSFHTECIDMWFISHSTCPLCRSPVEQVVNQTTVIDDANEPEPGSSSSCQHDKAGGTCGVGDRRKGLDLMAVRIEVPQRIVQTEDDSTQWSAGFRSPGKGLAYLKRILTMNIRSPTSGAMPCETGSSSSSLATTNGDLESCSRGLSRNSSRVDTPR